The Eurosta solidaginis isolate ZX-2024a chromosome 4, ASM4086904v1, whole genome shotgun sequence genome includes a window with the following:
- the RpL7A gene encoding large ribosomal subunit protein eL8 — translation MVVKKPRPKKKPVTKKVAPAPLAVKKPVVKKVVNQLFEKRPKNFGIGQNVQPKRDLSRFVKWPKYIRVQRQKAVLQKRLKVPPPIHQFSQTLDKTTAVKTFKLLEKYRPESTLAKKQRLKKIAEAKAKGKDVQPKKKPTFVRSGTNTVTKLVEQKKAQLVVIAHDVDPLELVLFLPALCRKMGVPYCIVKGKARLGLLVRRKTCTALALTSVEANDKANFAKLLEAIKTNYNDRHDEIRKHWGGGILGSKSLARIAKLERAKARELAQKQG, via the exons ATGGTGGTGAAGAAG ccCAGGCCAAAGAAGAAGCCAGTTACCAAGAAGGTTGCGCCCGCACCATTGGCCGTCAAGAAACCTGTTGTAAAGAAGGTGGTTAACCAACTCTTCGAAAAGCGTCCCAAGAATTTCGGCATAG GCCAGAATGTCCAACCTAAACGTGACTTATCTCGTTTTGTAAAATGGCCCAAATATATTCGGGTTCAGCGCCAAAAGGCTGTTTTGCAAAAGCGTTTGAAGGTACCTCCACCAATTCATCAATTTAGCCAAACTTTAGATAAAACAACAGCAGTAAAAACATTCAAACTTTTGGAGAAATACCGCCCAGAATCGACGCTCGCTAAAAAGCAACGTTTGAAGAAGATTGCGGAAGCGAAAGCCAAGGGTAAGGATGTACAACCCAAGAAGAAGCCCACTTTCGTGCGGTCTGGTACAAATACCGTGACCAAGCTTGTGGAGCAAAAGAAGGCACAGCTGGTTGTAATCGCTCACGATGTTGATCCATTGGAG TTGGTGCTGTTTTTGCCTGCTCTTTGCCGTAAAATGGGTGTACCTTATTGCATCGTTAAAGGCAAAGCCCGTTTGGGTTTGTTGGTGCGACGCAAGACCTGCACAGCTTTGGCGCTGACAAGTGTCGAGGCCAACGATAAGGCTAACTTTGCTAAGTTATTGGAAGCAATAAAGACGAATTATAATGATCGTCATGATGAGATCCGTAAGCACTGGGGAGGTGGTATTCTCGGCTCTAAGAGTTTGGCACGCATTGCTAAATTGGAGCGCGCTAAGGCGCGTGAATTGGCACAAAAACAAGGTTAA